TGTGGCAATTGGGTTTAGCTTTTCAAAGTAAGTTTGTTGTTCAAAGTTGATTTGTAAAACGAAGTTGATTTTAAAACAAAAAAAGTAGTTGCCAAAAGCGTCATTGTAGTTATGGGCGGCGCTTTAGTTGCAATGCCGTTATACCACTAAAATATTATAGGAAAAACATGAAATCATTTTACTCTCTTTTTATTTTATTCTTTGTATTTAACTTATCAATTGCTCAAACAGATTGTGAAAATGATGTCCTTGACCTGAAACATGGATTGCAGTTTCAAGTTAGAACATTATCACTTTCTGATTTCAATGGTTATACTTTTGCTTATAGATATTTACTTAATAATAATTCTGGATTGAGAATCGGAATATTCGCAAATATTTCTGATGAAAATTTCACTGAAAATCATTTAGTGGATTCCTCAAAATTCAATTCCCCTCAAGAAAATATCAATTATGATCTTAAGTTTTCTGTACAGTATATTAAAACAATAATGAGAAAAGAAGATTTTTCATTTATAATGGGATTCGGTCCATTTATTGCTTATCAGAAAAGAGAATCAAATGCAAATGATTATGGTCATAATTACACAAGAGAATACCTAAGCAAATATAATAGTACAAGTTTTGGTTTAGACATACTGATGGGCGTAGAATATAATTTATCAAATAACGTGATTTTATCTGGTGAATATGGTTTGGCAATGTCAATTGGTAGTTTGGATTCTAAACGTACAGAAAATTTTTACTATAACGACGCGTATGAGATAGATCAAAAACATGAAGAAAAAAGTGAAGGGACTCTATATTTAGTAAAGGGAATCGGCGCTAGTTTAGGCTTATCAATATTTTTCTAAAGTGGTATAACCAGCAAATCTACCCGACCGCTTAGGAAAATTAAGAATCAATTCATTTTAATAGTTTCCAATTATGTCATAATTCATAAGTAAAAATATTCTATTTTGTGCATAATTTGTGCGCTGTGTCTGTAAGTTATTGTTTTTATTGATATTTTGTGGAGGTGGCGGGAGTTGTACCTACTATATTTTATTATTTTTCTAGCTATTCATCATTTCTTTATTTATTTGTTAACTTATTATTTTATAATACGTTATACCTAATATTATATTTTTTGATTTCTTTTATAATCTTATAAATATCTTTTATTATCGCATATTTTTGTAAGAATATTGTAAGAATAATTGATATTGAATTGTCTAAACAATATCTTTATTTATTGAAAAAAGAAGACTAAGATGAATATTAAATTTTACCTTGAACAGAAAAAAAATAGAACTGGGAAACATACTATTTGGTGTTTTATTAGGGAAAAGAATAGGACATTACCATTAAATACTGGAGAAAAGATTCAACCAGAATTTTGGGATGTTAATCAGCATAGAGCAAATGAATTAAAAACAAAAGATAAAATGATGAAAGGAATGTTGTACGGACTCAATAATTACTTAAATATGTATGAAAATAGAATTAGAGAAATTATTCGAGACTCAAAAATTAGAAATTTTAATGCAGATTTTGATGATATTGCTCAAGAAATAAAGACAGCATTTTCAAATAAAACACGAAACTTTTTTGATGATTTTGACGATTTCATTTCAGCTAAATCAACTCAGGTTTCTAAAAGTACTATGAAAAAATATATGCAAACAAAAAAACATCTTAAAGATTTTGAGAATGATATGGGCATAAAAATATCTTACTCAAAAATAAATCTATTATTTTTTGATAAATTTTATCCGTATTTAATTAGTAATAAAAACTTTATTGATAATACTGCGAATAAAACTATTAGCTTTCTTAAAGTATTTATGAATTGGGCAGTTGAAAGAGAGTTAACAAAAAATACTGATTTTAGAAATTTTAAGATTAAATATAATAAAAATGATATAGTTTATTTAACAGAACAAGAGCTAATGAATTTATATGATATAAAACTAGAGAATGAAAGGTTAACTAGAGTAAGAGATGTTTTTTGTTTCCAATGTTTTACAGGGCAGAGATATTCAGATATTGAAAAAATATCTATCTTAGATATTAAAAACGGGATTTGGAGATTTAGAGCCATTAAGACTGGAGAAATTTTGGAAGTACCACTAAACCATTATGCCCTTTCAATTTTAGAAAAATATCGTGGTTGGGAATCTCCATTACCAATTATAAGTAATCAAAAAATGAATGAGTATATTAAAGAACTTTGTAAAGTTGCCAAGATTACAACTCATGTTAAAGTATCAAAAATAAAAGCAAATAAAATTGTAGAGGAAATTTTACCAAAATATAATCTTATAGGAACACATACAGCAAGAAGAACATTTATTTCATTATCTTTAAAAAATGGCATGAAACCAGATTATATTATGAAAGTTGTCGGTCACTCAGATTATAGGATGATGAAAAGATATTTAGCAATAGACAATTCTGAAGTAAGAAATGAAATGGATAAAGCTTGGGGAAGTTCTCTAAGATTAGTTAAAAAGAATTAGAATTAATAACTGTATCAGTTTTAAAAACTTAAAGTTGTGAAAATAATTTATGTAAATTTTTTATTAATAGTGTTGACTAAATACTTTGAATTTTTATGAAACAGAATTTAATTGTTAAAAATTACTACTAATTTTTTAAAATGGTGAAACTCAAAAATCGCTTAATAACGACATTGG
The nucleotide sequence above comes from Ignavibacteriota bacterium. Encoded proteins:
- a CDS encoding tyrosine-type recombinase/integrase; translated protein: MNIKFYLEQKKNRTGKHTIWCFIREKNRTLPLNTGEKIQPEFWDVNQHRANELKTKDKMMKGMLYGLNNYLNMYENRIREIIRDSKIRNFNADFDDIAQEIKTAFSNKTRNFFDDFDDFISAKSTQVSKSTMKKYMQTKKHLKDFENDMGIKISYSKINLLFFDKFYPYLISNKNFIDNTANKTISFLKVFMNWAVERELTKNTDFRNFKIKYNKNDIVYLTEQELMNLYDIKLENERLTRVRDVFCFQCFTGQRYSDIEKISILDIKNGIWRFRAIKTGEILEVPLNHYALSILEKYRGWESPLPIISNQKMNEYIKELCKVAKITTHVKVSKIKANKIVEEILPKYNLIGTHTARRTFISLSLKNGMKPDYIMKVVGHSDYRMMKRYLAIDNSEVRNEMDKAWGSSLRLVKKN